A window of the Polaribacter batillariae genome harbors these coding sequences:
- the gyrB gene encoding DNA topoisomerase (ATP-hydrolyzing) subunit B, giving the protein MSEDKKKEYDASSIQALEGMEHVRMRPSMYIGDVGIRGLHHLVYEVVDNSIDEAMGGYCDAIDVTINEDNSITTKDNGRGIPVGIHKKEGVSALQVVMTKIGAGGKFDKDSYKVSGGLHGVGVSCVNALSDHLTATVHKEGKIWQQEYEKGKALYPVKTIGETDFTGTIVTFLPDKSIFAQTTEYNYETLATRMRELSFLNKGITITLTDKRRKDDEGNFISETFHSDEGLPEFIKYLDSTREQLIGSVISMEGEKNGIPVEVAMVYNTSYAENLHSYVNNINTHEGGTHLSGFRRGLTSTLKKYADESGLLKNVKFEIAGDDFREGLTAIVSVKVAEPQFEGQTKTKLGNREVTSAVSQAVSEMLTDYLEENPNDAKTIVQKVILAATARHAARKAREMVQRKTVMSIGGLPGKLSDCSETDPAQCEIFLVEGDSAGGTAKQGRDRNFQAILPLRGKILNVEKAMQHKVFENEEIKNMFTALGVSIGTEDDPRALNLSKIRYHKVVIMCDADVDGSHIATLILTFFFRYMREMVEQGYIYIATPPLYLVKKGQKKEYAWDDNQRDLIAQQMGGSVAIQRYKGLGEMNAEQLWDTTMNPEFRTLRKVVIDSPTEADRVFSMLMGDDVPPRRDFIERNAKYANIDV; this is encoded by the coding sequence ATGAGCGAAGACAAAAAGAAAGAATATGATGCGTCCAGTATTCAGGCATTAGAAGGAATGGAGCATGTAAGAATGCGTCCATCTATGTATATTGGAGACGTTGGAATACGTGGTTTACACCATTTGGTATATGAAGTTGTAGATAACTCTATTGATGAAGCAATGGGTGGTTATTGCGATGCAATTGATGTTACCATAAACGAAGACAATTCTATTACAACCAAAGATAATGGACGTGGAATACCTGTTGGAATTCACAAAAAAGAGGGCGTTTCTGCACTACAAGTTGTAATGACAAAAATTGGTGCTGGTGGTAAATTCGACAAAGATTCTTATAAAGTTTCTGGTGGTTTGCATGGTGTGGGTGTAAGTTGTGTAAACGCATTATCGGATCATTTAACAGCAACCGTTCATAAAGAAGGTAAAATTTGGCAACAAGAATACGAAAAAGGGAAAGCCTTATATCCTGTTAAAACTATTGGAGAAACCGATTTTACAGGTACCATTGTTACTTTTTTACCAGACAAATCGATTTTCGCACAAACAACTGAATATAATTACGAAACGTTAGCAACTCGTATGCGTGAATTGTCTTTCCTAAATAAAGGAATTACCATTACGTTAACCGATAAAAGAAGAAAAGACGATGAAGGAAACTTTATTTCAGAAACGTTTCATTCTGATGAAGGTTTGCCAGAGTTTATCAAGTATTTAGATTCTACGCGTGAGCAGTTAATTGGTTCTGTAATTTCTATGGAAGGGGAAAAAAATGGCATTCCTGTAGAAGTTGCCATGGTTTACAATACTTCTTATGCAGAAAATTTACACTCTTATGTAAACAACATTAACACACACGAAGGTGGTACGCATTTATCTGGTTTTAGACGTGGTTTAACAAGTACGTTAAAAAAATATGCAGACGAATCCGGTTTGTTAAAAAACGTAAAATTCGAAATTGCTGGAGACGACTTTCGTGAAGGGTTAACCGCCATTGTTTCTGTAAAAGTAGCAGAACCACAATTCGAAGGACAAACCAAAACTAAGTTAGGTAACAGAGAAGTTACTTCTGCAGTATCGCAGGCAGTTTCAGAAATGTTAACTGATTATTTAGAGGAAAATCCGAACGATGCAAAAACCATTGTCCAAAAAGTAATTTTAGCAGCCACTGCAAGACATGCAGCACGTAAAGCCAGAGAAATGGTACAACGTAAAACGGTAATGTCTATTGGTGGTTTGCCTGGAAAACTATCTGACTGCTCAGAAACTGACCCTGCACAATGTGAAATTTTCTTAGTTGAGGGAGATTCTGCAGGTGGAACCGCAAAACAAGGTCGTGATCGAAATTTTCAAGCAATTTTACCTCTTCGTGGAAAAATTTTAAATGTTGAAAAAGCAATGCAACATAAAGTTTTTGAAAACGAAGAAATTAAAAATATGTTTACTGCTTTGGGTGTTTCTATAGGAACTGAAGATGATCCAAGAGCTTTAAATTTATCAAAAATAAGATACCATAAAGTTGTAATTATGTGTGATGCCGATGTTGATGGTTCGCATATTGCTACATTAATATTAACGTTTTTCTTTAGATATATGAGAGAAATGGTAGAGCAAGGTTATATTTACATTGCAACACCACCTTTATATTTAGTAAAAAAAGGACAGAAAAAAGAATATGCGTGGGACGATAATCAGCGTGATTTAATTGCACAGCAAATGGGAGGCTCTGTAGCCATACAAAGATATAAAGGTCTTGGAGAGATGAACGCAGAACAACTTTGGGACACAACCATGAACCCCGAATTTAGAACACTTCGTAAAGTAGTTATAGACAGCCCAACAGAAGCAGACAGAGTTTTCTCTATGTTAATGGGAGATGATGTTCCGCCAAGAAGAGACTTTATCGAAAGAAATGCAAAATATGCAAACATCGACGTTTAA
- a CDS encoding DUF6588 family protein, whose product MKKSILIFMGVFALVFNAKAQDGFENILFADLSDANELTKGYLTPAAEALIFGMSNGWYHTAKVHKPFGFDIAIGGNFSFAGDNQNNFDINSLKLSNKITKNPSTSPTIFGKGAAAVNAFEVTIPANSDPNINGGTHPELKRNFTMPDGYRDELPLNSVPTPVVQLSLGLPAKFEATLRFVPNVGSNETKANLFGLGLKKEITDWFGPMDKTPLHISLLGAFTNMTISHNIKDPNGNDINITNGLAELKLNSYTFQALASLNFPIINLYGGVGYTSGSSTLRLAGEYDLQYSDGINNYNRTLKDPLTLDYDASGFTTTVGARLSLGFFKIFGAYTLQQYNTATLGVAISIR is encoded by the coding sequence ATGAAAAAATCTATTTTAATTTTTATGGGTGTATTCGCCCTAGTTTTTAATGCAAAAGCACAGGATGGTTTCGAAAATATCCTATTTGCCGATTTATCAGACGCTAACGAGCTTACAAAAGGATACTTAACACCTGCTGCAGAAGCCTTAATTTTTGGAATGAGTAATGGCTGGTATCATACTGCTAAGGTTCACAAGCCATTTGGCTTTGACATTGCAATTGGAGGTAATTTTTCTTTCGCAGGCGATAACCAAAATAACTTCGACATTAACTCTTTAAAACTTTCTAATAAAATCACTAAAAACCCATCTACTTCTCCTACTATTTTTGGAAAAGGTGCAGCTGCTGTTAATGCCTTTGAGGTAACGATACCTGCAAATTCAGACCCAAATATTAATGGAGGAACTCATCCTGAATTAAAAAGAAATTTTACAATGCCAGATGGTTATAGAGATGAACTCCCACTTAATAGTGTTCCTACACCTGTAGTTCAACTAAGTCTTGGACTTCCCGCTAAATTCGAAGCAACACTAAGATTCGTTCCTAATGTTGGTAGTAACGAAACCAAAGCTAATTTATTTGGTTTAGGCCTAAAAAAAGAAATTACAGATTGGTTTGGACCAATGGACAAAACCCCTCTTCATATTTCTTTGTTAGGAGCTTTTACCAACATGACCATTTCTCATAACATTAAAGACCCTAATGGAAATGATATTAATATTACAAATGGTTTAGCTGAATTAAAATTAAATTCTTACACTTTTCAAGCTTTAGCCTCTTTAAATTTTCCTATTATTAATTTATATGGAGGAGTTGGATATACTTCAGGTTCTTCTACTTTACGTTTGGCAGGAGAATACGATTTACAATATAGCGATGGTATTAATAATTATAATAGAACTTTAAAAGATCCTTTAACTTTAGATTATGATGCCAGTGGCTTTACAACAACAGTTGGCGCTAGACTAAGTTTAGGTTTTTTCAAAATATTTGGAGCTTATACTCTACAGCAATATAACACTGCTACTTTAGGAGTTGCAATTAGCATCAGATAA
- the mdh gene encoding malate dehydrogenase, with product MKVTVVGAGAVGASCAEYIAIKNFASEVVLLDIKEGYAEGKAMDLMQTASLNGFDTKITGSTNDYSKTADSNICVITSGIPRKPGMTREELIGINAGIVKTVSSNLIEHSPNTIIIVVSNPMDTMTYLVHKTTGLPKNRIIGMGGALDSARFKYRLAEALGAPISDVDGMVIGGHSDKGMVPLTRLATRNSVPVSEFISEERLNQVKEDTKVGGATLTGLLGTSAWYAPGAAVSGLVQAIACDQKKIYPCSTFLEGEYGLNDLCIGVPVVLGKNGIESIVEINLNDAEKAHMQASAEGVSKTNGLLEL from the coding sequence ATGAAAGTTACAGTTGTTGGTGCAGGTGCAGTAGGTGCAAGTTGTGCAGAGTATATTGCCATTAAAAATTTTGCTTCGGAAGTGGTTTTATTAGATATTAAAGAAGGATATGCAGAAGGAAAAGCGATGGACTTAATGCAAACTGCTTCTTTAAATGGTTTTGATACGAAGATTACTGGAAGCACAAACGATTATTCTAAAACTGCAGATTCTAACATTTGTGTAATTACTTCTGGAATTCCAAGAAAACCTGGTATGACTCGTGAAGAATTAATTGGAATAAACGCAGGAATCGTAAAAACAGTTTCTTCAAACTTAATTGAGCATTCTCCAAATACAATTATTATTGTGGTTTCTAATCCTATGGATACCATGACGTATTTAGTTCATAAAACTACAGGATTGCCAAAAAACAGAATTATTGGAATGGGTGGTGCATTAGATTCTGCTCGTTTTAAATACAGGTTGGCAGAAGCTTTAGGCGCACCGATTTCTGACGTAGATGGAATGGTAATTGGTGGGCATTCAGACAAAGGAATGGTGCCTTTAACGAGGTTGGCAACAAGAAACTCTGTACCTGTTTCAGAATTTATTTCAGAGGAAAGGTTAAATCAAGTTAAGGAAGACACAAAAGTTGGTGGAGCAACATTAACTGGTTTATTAGGCACTTCTGCATGGTATGCTCCTGGAGCAGCTGTTAGTGGTTTGGTTCAGGCAATTGCTTGCGACCAAAAGAAAATTTACCCTTGTTCTACTTTCTTAGAAGGCGAATATGGTTTAAATGATTTGTGTATTGGAGTTCCTGTTGTTTTAGGTAAAAACGGAATTGAAAGTATTGTAGAAATCAATTTAAACGATGCAGAAAAAGCACACATGCAAGCGTCTGCAGAAGGCGTTTCTAAAACGAATGGATTGTTAGAATTATAA
- the recQ gene encoding DNA helicase RecQ: MKSQPHTLLKNIFGFEDFRPLQEDIINRTIEGKDSFVLMPTGGGKSMCFQIPALLFDGITIVVSPLISLMKDQVQALKANGIKADFFNSSISVQEENEVITKAMNGDLQLLYLSPEKLISVSNTWLKQLNIKLVAIDEAHCVSMWGHDFRPEYTQLKVFRNSLPNIPFMALTATADKSARKDIEEQLGLKNSKLFISSFDRKNLSIEVRGQVQKKKKLQEIVSFINRRKNESGIIYCLSRKNTEEVANHLKELGHSVAFYHAGMGNEEREKTQTDFINDDTKIIVATIAFGMGIDKSNVRFVIHYNLPKNLEGYYQEIGRAGRDGLPSETLLYYNMRDFVLYSQFAEEGANTEMQKEKLNRMLQFAEAKSCRRKILLSYFGEHLTENCGNCDVCANPPKGFDGTIITQKALSGIARMGEKDGITMLINVLRGSNNAAIHEKQYFRLKTYGIGKDISFFNWRDYIIQMANQGLIEIMYAEGSALKITPIGWKVLKGEKTIRLTTPISIDEKKKIKKTAKIIIEGETNKDLFTELKKLRYSISKEENMPAYIVFSDKSLKLMASELPTTENEFLAISGVGMNKMEKYGDEFMSVIRKYKNVAKPRKTPTTLKTFELYKEGLTPKEIAEERNLSITTIFSHLSQLYSEGKKVDLEQYVSKETIEKVRVAFNEFDRKIELKPIYEKLNEEVSYSKIRISITLILKNK; encoded by the coding sequence TTGAAGAGCCAACCCCACACTTTATTAAAAAATATTTTTGGTTTTGAAGATTTTCGTCCTTTACAAGAAGACATTATTAACAGAACCATAGAAGGAAAAGATAGTTTTGTATTGATGCCAACTGGAGGTGGAAAATCGATGTGTTTTCAAATTCCTGCCTTACTTTTCGATGGAATTACAATCGTAGTTTCTCCTTTAATTTCTTTAATGAAAGACCAAGTACAAGCATTAAAAGCAAATGGAATAAAAGCCGATTTTTTTAATAGCTCTATTTCTGTTCAAGAAGAAAACGAAGTCATTACAAAAGCCATGAATGGCGATCTACAGCTATTGTATTTATCACCAGAAAAATTAATATCCGTTAGCAATACTTGGCTAAAACAACTAAATATAAAATTGGTTGCTATTGACGAAGCACATTGTGTAAGTATGTGGGGGCATGATTTTAGACCAGAATACACACAGTTAAAAGTATTTAGAAATTCGCTTCCAAACATACCTTTTATGGCATTGACTGCCACTGCTGATAAATCTGCCAGAAAAGATATCGAAGAACAGTTAGGTTTAAAAAATTCTAAATTATTTATTTCTTCTTTTGATCGTAAAAATTTAAGTATTGAAGTTCGTGGACAAGTTCAAAAAAAGAAAAAACTACAAGAGATTGTTAGTTTTATAAATCGAAGAAAAAACGAAAGTGGAATTATTTATTGTTTGAGCAGAAAAAACACAGAAGAAGTTGCCAATCATTTAAAAGAACTTGGGCATTCTGTTGCTTTTTATCATGCTGGAATGGGTAATGAGGAAAGAGAAAAAACTCAAACCGATTTTATAAATGATGACACAAAAATAATTGTTGCTACAATTGCTTTTGGGATGGGAATTGACAAATCGAACGTACGTTTTGTGATTCATTATAACTTACCCAAAAACCTCGAAGGTTATTACCAAGAAATAGGAAGAGCAGGAAGAGATGGGTTGCCTTCTGAAACTTTGCTGTATTATAATATGAGAGATTTTGTTTTGTATAGTCAGTTTGCAGAAGAAGGCGCAAATACTGAAATGCAGAAAGAAAAACTCAATAGAATGCTTCAATTTGCGGAAGCAAAATCGTGCAGAAGAAAAATATTATTGTCTTATTTTGGGGAACATTTAACAGAAAATTGTGGCAATTGCGATGTTTGTGCAAATCCGCCCAAAGGTTTTGATGGCACTATTATTACCCAAAAAGCACTTTCTGGAATTGCAAGAATGGGAGAAAAAGACGGAATTACAATGCTAATTAACGTTTTACGAGGAAGTAACAATGCAGCTATTCACGAAAAACAATACTTTCGTCTAAAAACATACGGAATAGGAAAAGACATTTCTTTTTTTAACTGGCGAGATTACATCATTCAAATGGCAAACCAAGGTTTGATAGAAATCATGTATGCAGAAGGTTCTGCTTTAAAAATAACACCCATTGGTTGGAAAGTTTTAAAAGGAGAAAAAACGATAAGATTAACAACCCCAATAAGTATTGATGAAAAAAAGAAAATTAAAAAAACAGCAAAAATTATAATTGAAGGCGAAACAAATAAAGACTTGTTTACAGAACTCAAAAAACTAAGATATTCTATTTCTAAAGAAGAAAATATGCCTGCTTATATTGTTTTTAGTGACAAGTCATTAAAATTAATGGCAAGTGAACTCCCAACAACCGAAAACGAATTTTTAGCCATTTCTGGAGTGGGAATGAACAAAATGGAAAAGTATGGAGATGAGTTTATGAGTGTTATTCGAAAGTATAAAAATGTTGCAAAGCCAAGAAAAACGCCTACCACATTAAAAACTTTCGAATTATACAAAGAAGGATTGACTCCCAAAGAAATTGCAGAAGAAAGAAATTTATCTATCACTACTATTTTTTCGCATTTGTCTCAATTATATTCCGAAGGTAAAAAGGTAGATTTAGAACAATATGTTAGCAAAGAAACCATAGAGAAAGTGCGTGTTGCTTTTAATGAATTCGACAGAAAAATAGAACTAAAACCGATTTACGAAAAACTAAATGAAGAAGTTTCTTATTCCAAAATAAGAATAAGTATTACGCTTATTTTAAAGAACAAATAA